Proteins encoded by one window of Salvia splendens isolate huo1 chromosome 7, SspV2, whole genome shotgun sequence:
- the LOC121810281 gene encoding chromatin modification-related protein EAF1 B-like isoform X4 codes for MGCSSAHVRIVNAEVDSMGGVVEGGLGIAIKSSPHKVAIEKVQVELRQECGVRDERKRELGFLEKGGNLLEYDFGTVASVSVQSTSVTDQHPDQFVTSEAKGSLAFTASPRLDSVESCGRPGTTLCDPNSADNLLLFEAENEFSEGRSRRSSVKQSDQSFQMDVGLQTREQGDSATFSLPRKAYKRRNRSWPNRDGARLSSTSTDVNPAQGLHEIPLPFCHVPKDVEVLPSDANNQNIMSNLNSKPTSPSKDIHPKAVAIDCQAIGLDELRPSKSTKDQVQGVSLDTASDVIASENLLNGQLNQQSLLVVADTRKQIDSNEPEAIKTLEMASAATVCQPSATTLKVENQSTSCQTNDFSRKIGDDTITDIHRNNDSEMCTVVGNLDSNGNPKNQYPQDGTTVPESDKFAKETNDTEENNSSAFTNNESASAHHSKPDNDSLLVPNELDQVESSLQDMVKDQGTSEGMVAPVTSQLESGVKPTVLLVDNSGQPKERHQETFDPSKSELPDFAFSNGVSTISTEAQTSPGSDSKLASSVDEDSVLKEAQIIEAKRKRIAGLSVVTSPVEISQKCHWDYVLEEMTWLANDFAQERIWKLAAASQISYQVAVVSRLRKQESRSGLDAKRVAHTLAKAIMEFWRSIELQAHETSKEQEQHCRKNGALSIRAYAVSFFKCDKPDVFYNQAEVPVTPDRISDSGIDLSWDDSLTEENLFYTVAPGAVEAYRMTIDSHLAQYGRIGSSAQEEVVTFACDAAADFESHYNEYDEDEGETNIYSMPMAFESTKSSRYGQKKRRHLVQGYGARPYVLGSDLLPMQSSENRFVAPQFAILAKRPGSNINVSIPTKRMRTASRRVISPFGIGASGCIQVPNKTDASSCDTNSFQDDQTTVRGGYAVPNSLEVDSAGEFEKQLPSDYAEVSTKPKKKKNAKHLNSTYEQRWPIDSSFQNEQFHRDLYQKRTEINQPDSNGNNGLLGQHIAKKPKLMRQSQDNTFDSIPPSALSVPSPVGSQMSNMSNQNQFIRMLSGRDRGRKPKSLKLPSGQSGSGSSWSLFEDQALVVLAHDLGPNWELVSDAFNSTLHFKCIFRKAKECKERHISLMDKGSGDGADSADDSGSLQPYPSTLPGIPKGSARQLFQRLQGPMEEDTLKSHFEKIVVIGQKQLYRKTQDPKQFQRPHASHTIALSQVCPNNQNGGTVLTPLDLCDANLSGPDVVPLGYQGALSSGLAIPNQATTTQTLPASGATAALQGASHMTGNNLSSSPGPLNASTRDARYGLPRSGSLPAEEHQRMHLYNQMITGRNIPQSSISAPGAVPGPDRGARMLSSGNGMGMISGANRNMPIARPAVQGIPSSSMVNSGNAVSPGLSSGNMHTGVGAGQGSSVVRPSEASNIQRPGQSQDPQRQMMASDLQTLGNSQGVPHVAGLSSSFTNPATSPPVPSHPLHHQPPHPISPQQPQVLSPHQSHFQGPANHAPNNQQQAYAYRLAKERQLQHRLLQQQHQLPQQFAASNSVMSHVQSQTLLPVSASPILNSPQVQPQTSSPTVPLSPSIPVPSMNTMPQHLQKPQMATQGVSQNAQSGGSGLNNQTGKQRARQPHQPSQANRQHPQQRQQLQAQQQAKVKGAGRWMQQNISTDVVLPNGVSTIPGNQCLEKAEPVTSSMQSQGLSTSSAQNAVQPSRQYMASQSNQALPQQKMYSVQPTPQPDNSSQSHGPSASPSVSSAPQQSSSSVAVAGPNNQTPSHQKFLNQNQPALQRLAQPNRQIMPNPLSKPHGRYSNVNHHPASGSAGTDAITTSPQVSNTGSNAVPVVSQPSSHKWHASEPLVDSNSLNSPQSLVSIPSNSSDPVPQEAQGLGPRPPSRLPIARHDTNAQRQQLQQSLQAPSPAPQPQQHQQPLQLLHSQHQAQLLQAGSGNMYGRSSDTRLE; via the exons ATGGGATGCAGTTCAGCACATGTTCGCATAGTCAATGCCGAAGTTGATTCTATGGGAGGTGTTGTTGAGGGTGGACTTGGAATTGCTATCAAATCTTCTCCGCATAAAGTAGCAATCGAGAAGGTTCAAGTGGAGCTCAG GCAAGAATGTGGTGTTCGGGATGAAAGGAAAAGAGAATTGGGATTTCTTGAGAAG GGTGGAAACCTCTTAGAGTATGATTTTGGGACTGTTGCTTCAGTTAGTGTTCAGTCTACTTCAGTCACCGACCAACATCCTGACCAGTTTGTGACCAG TGAAGCAAAAGGCAGTCTTGCATTTACAGCATCACCTCGTCTAGACTCTGTTGAGAGCTGTGGTAGACCCGGGACAACTCTTTGCGACCCTAATAGTGCTGATAATCTCTTGTTATTTGAAGCTGAAAATGAATTTTCTGAAGGTAGGAGTCGTAGGAGTAGTGTTAAGCAATCTGATCAATCGTTCCAAATGGACGTGGGTCTCCAAACTCGGGAACAAGGGGATTCagctactttttctcttcctagAAAAGCATATAAGAGAAGGAACAGATCTTGGCCCAATCGTGATGGAGCTAGGTTGAGTTCTACTTCTACTGATGTAAATCCTGCTCAGGGGCTTCACGAAATTCCCCTACCATTTTGTCATGTCCCCAAGGATGTTGAAGTATTGCCGTCTGATGCgaataatcaaaatataatgTCAAATCTGAATTCAAAGCCTACAAGCCCAAGTAAGGATATTCATCCTAAGGCTGTAGCAATAGATTGCCAGGCTATTGGGTTAGATGAGCTGAGGCCTTCTAAATCAACAAAGGACCAGGTACAAGGTGTTTCCTTGGATACTGCATCAGATGTTATTGCTTCTGAGAACCTGTTAAATGGTCAACTTAACCAACAATCACTTTTAGTGGTTGCAGACACTCGTAAGCAGATAGATTCTAATGAGCCTGAAGCAATCAAGACTCTAGAAATGGCTTCTGCAGCTACTGTGTGTCAGCCAAGTGCAACTACTTTAAAAGTTGAGAATCAATCTACTTCATGCCAGACTAATGATTTTAGCAGAAAGATAGGGGATGATACCATCACTGACATTCATCGGAACAATGATAGTGAAATGTGTACTGTAGTGGGAAATCTTGACTCTAACGGGAATCCTAAAAATCAATATCCACAAGATGGGACCACTGTTCCAGAAAGCGACAAGTTTGCAAAAGAGACAAATGATACTGAAGAAAATAACAGCTCTGCTTTTACCAACAACGAGTCCGCTTCTGCTCATCATAGTAAGCCGGATAATGATTCTTTACTCGTCCCAAATGAATTAGATCAAGTGGAATCTTCATTACAAGACATGGTGAAAGATCAAGGTACCAGCGAGGGCATGGTAGCTCCTGTCACCTCTCAATTAGAATCTGGGGTGAAACCCACTGTTCTTTTGGTTGATAATTCAGGACAGCCTAAAGAAAGGCATCAGGAAACTTTTGATCCCTCAAAATCAGAGTTGCCTGACTTTGCATTCTCAAATGGGGTTTCTACTATTTCCACTGAGGCTCAAACTTCTCCTGGGTCGGACTCAAAATTGGCAAGCAGTGTTGATGAAGATTCAGTATTGAAAGAAGCACAAATTATAGAG GCCAAACGCAAGAGAATTGCAGGATTGTCTGTTGTTACATCGCCAGTTGAGATTTCCCAAAAATGTCATTGGGATTATGTACTTGAAGAAATGACGTGGTTGGCTAATGATTTTGCACAG GAGCGTATTTGGAAACTAGCCGCTGCATCTCAAATATCTTACCAAGTTGCTGTCGTTTCTCGTTTGAGAAAACAAGAAAGCCGTTCGGGCCTGGATGCAAAGAGAGTTGCCCATACCTTGGCTAAAGCCATCATGGAATTCTGGCGCTCTATAGAATTGCAAGCTCAT GAGACAAGCAAAGAACAGGAGCAGCATTGCCGAAAAAATGGGGCACTTTCAATCCGGGCTTATGCAGTCAGTTTCTTTAAATGTGATAAACCAGATGTTTTCTATAACCAAGCAGAGGTGCCAGTAACACCGGATAGAATATCCGACTCTGGAATAGACCTTTCATGGGATGATAGTTTGACCGAA GAGAACCTTTTCTACACAGTAGCCCCTGGAGCTGTGGAGGCCTATAGAATGACAATTGATTCCCATTTGGCTCAGTATGGC AGAATTGGGAGTTCTGCGCAAGAGGAAGTGGTGACATTTGCTTGTGATGCTGCAGCAG ACTTTGAATCTCATTATAATGAGTATGATGAGGACGAGGGAGAAACAAACATTTATAGCATGCCGATGGCCTTTGAAAGTACCAAATCTTCAAGATATGGCCAAAAGAAGCGGAGACATTTAGTGCAAGGATATGGTGCAAGGCCATATGTACTGGGCTCTGATCTGCTCCCTATGCAGTCTTCGGAGAACAGATTCGTAGCTCCACAGTTTGCTATACTGGCAAAACGACCAGGCAGCAATATTAACGTGTCAATTCCTACCAAACGGATGCGAACTGCATCCCGGAGAGTTATCAGTCCTTTTGGCATAGGGGCATCTGGATGCATCCAGGTTCCAAATAAAACAGATGCTTCAAGTTGTGATACAAATTCATTTCAGGATGATCAGACCACCGTGCGTGGTGGATACGCCGTTCCAAATAGCTTGGAAGTTGACTCAGCTGGGGAATTTGAAAAGCAATTACCATCTGACTATGCCGAAGTATCAACAaaaccaaagaagaagaaaaatgcaAAGCATCTG AATTCAACATATGAACAGAGATGGCCGATTGATTCTAGCTTTCAAAATGAACAG TTTCATAGGGATCTTTATCAAAAGAGGACTGAGATTAATCAGCCCGATTCAAATGGAAATAATG GGTTACTGGGTCAACACATTGCAAAGAAGCCGAAGCTTATGCGGCAATCACAAGATAACACTTTTGACAGTATCCCACCAAGTGCGCTGTCCGTTCCTTCACCAGTGGGCTCCCAAATGAGTAATATGTCCAATCAAAACCAATTTATTAGAATGCTTAGTGGTCGCGACCGGGGTAGGAAACCTAAATCTTTGAAG TTGCCATCTGGCCAATCGGGTTCAGGAAGTTCGTGGTCACTCTTTGAGGACCAG GCCCTTGTTGTCCTAGCACATGACCTAGGGCCCAACTGGGAGCTTGTAAGTGATGCTTTTAACAGCACTTTGCATTTCAAG TGTATATTCCGCAAAGCTAAAGAATGCAAGGAGCGGCATATATCCCTTATGGATAAAGGTTCTGGCGATGGGGCTGATAGTGCTGATGACTCTGGGTCTTTGCAACCTTATCCATCTACATTACCTGGCATTCCAAAG GGAAGTGCCAGGCAGTTGTTTCAACGTTTACAGGGGCCAATGGAAGAAGATACTCTTAAATCTCACTTTGAGAAGATAGTTGTGATTGGACAGAAACAACTTTATCGGAAAACTCAG GATCCAAAGCAATTCCAGCGACCTCACGCCTCTCACACGATTGCTCTTTCTCAAGTGTGTCCAAATAATCAAAATGGAGGCACTGTTTTAAC GCCTCTAGATCTGTGCGATGCAAACCTTTCTGGGCCTGATGTAGTTCCTCTTGGGTATCAAGGGGCACTTTCTAGTGGATTGGCTATTCCTAATCAGGCTACAACGACTCAAACGCTTCCTGCATCTGGTGCCACCGCTGCATTACAGGGAGCATCACATATGACTGGCAATAATTTATCATCCTCACCGGGTCCTCTTAATGCATCTACGAG GGATGCTAGATATGGACTTCCCAGGTCTGGATCATTGCCTGCTGAAGAACATCAGAGGATGCATCTCTACAATCAAATGATAACTGGTAGAAACATACCACAATCCAGCATCTCTGCTCCTGGAGCCGTTCCAGGACCTGATCGTGGTGCTCGTATGCTTTCTAGTGGAAATGGCATGGGTATGATATCAGGTGCTAACAGAAACATGCCTATAGCAAGGCCTGCAGTGCAAGGAATTCCTTCATCATCTATGGTTAATTCTGGCAATGCAGTTTCCCCGGGTTTGTCATCCGGAAATATGCACACTGGGGTAGGCGCTGGTCAGGGAAGCTCAGTTGTCAGACCTAGTGAAGCTTCGAACATCCAGCGG CCTGGCCAGAGCCAAGATCCACAGAGGCAAATGATGGCGTCTGACCTCCAGACGCTTGGCAACAGTCAAGGAGTGCCTCACGTTGCTGGATTAAGTTCCTCTTTTACTAACCCGGCGACTTCACCGCCTGTGCCATCTCACCCTCTTCATCATCAACCACCCCATCCGATATCTCCACAGCAGCCTCAAGTTCTCAGTCCTCACCAGTCACATTTTCAAGGACCAGCAAATCATGCTCCCAACAACCAGCAGCAAGCCTATGCCTATCGTTTGGCCAAAGAGAGGCAGCTGCAACATCGTTTACTGCAGCAACAACACCAGCTGCCGCAACAGTTTGCTGCCTCAAATTCTGTGATGTCGCATGTGCAGTCGCAGACTCTGCTTCCTGTATCGGCATCTCCAATCCTAAACAGTCCACAAGTACAACCCCAGACAAGTTCTCCAACGGTACCACTTTCTCCATCGATACCCGTTCCTTCGATGAATACAATGCCTCAGCACCTGCAGAAACCTCAAATGGCAACTCAAGGAGTTTCACAAAATGCTCAGTCTGGTGGAAGTGGTTTAAACAATCAGACGGGTAAGCAACGGGCAAGGCAACCACATCAGCCTTCACAAGCTAATAGGCAACATCCTCAGCAGCGACAGCAGTTACAAGCTCAGCAACAAGCTAAGGTCAAGGGAGCTGGTAGATGGATGCAGCAGAATATCTCAACTGATGTCGTCTTACCAAATGGAGTTTCGACAATTCCTGGGAACCAATGTTTGGAGAAAGCAGAACCTGTCACCAGCTCTATGCAAAGTCAAGGTTTGTCTACTAGTTCCGCACAAAATGCTGTGCAACCATCAAGGCAATACATGGCTTCACAATCCAATCAAGCCCTACCCCAGCAAAAGATGTATTCAGTCCAACCAACACCTCAGCCCGATAATAGCAGTCAAAGTCATGGTCCTTCTGCTTCTCCTTCTGTTTCGTCTGCTCCCCAGCAGTCCAGTTCATCTGTGGCTGTTGCTGGGCCAAACAACCAAACACCATCTCACCAGAAGTTTTTGAATCAAAATCAACCAGCTCTTCAGAGACTTGCTCAACCAAATCGCCAGATTATGCCCAACCCATTAAGTAAACCCCATGGTAGATATTCTAATGTCAATCATCATCCAGCAAGTGGCTCTGCTGGAACGGATGCAATCACAACATCACCTCAGGTTTCTAACACCGGTTCAAATGCAGTTCCAGTTGTTTCACAGCCAAGTTCTCATAAGTGGCATGCTTCCGAACCATTAGTGGATTCGAATTCATTAAATTCACCCCAAAGCTTGGTCTCTATACCGTCTAACTCAAGTGATCCTGTGCCGCAAGAAGCCCAAGGGCTTGGCCCGAGACCACCTTCCAGATTGCCCATAGCTAGGCATGACACTAATGCACAAAGGCAACAGCTACAGCAATCACTACAGGCTCCCTCTCCGGCACCCCAACCTCAGCAGCACCAACAGCCACTGCAGCTGCTACATTCTCAGCACCAGGCACAGCTTCTTCAAGCAGGGAGTGGCAATATGTATGGTAGGTCAAGCGACACTAGATTGGAATGA
- the LOC121810281 gene encoding chromatin modification-related protein EAF1 B-like isoform X5 — protein sequence MASAATVCQPSATTLKVENQSTSCQTNDFSRKIGDDTITDIHRNNDSEMCTVVGNLDSNGNPKNQYPQDGTTVPESDKFAKETNDTEENNSSAFTNNESASAHHSKPDNDSLLVPNELDQVESSLQDMVKDQGTSEGMVAPVTSQLESGVKPTVLLVDNSGQPKERHQETFDPSKSELPDFAFSNGVSTISTEAQTSPGSDSKLASSVDEDSVLKEAQIIEAKRKRIAGLSVVTSPVEISQKCHWDYVLEEMTWLANDFAQERIWKLAAASQISYQVAVVSRLRKQESRSGLDAKRVAHTLAKAIMEFWRSIELQAHETSKEQEQHCRKNGALSIRAYAVSFFKCDKPDVFYNQAEVPVTPDRISDSGIDLSWDDSLTEENLFYTVAPGAVEAYRMTIDSHLAQYGRIGSSAQEEVVTFACDAAADFESHYNEYDEDEGETNIYSMPMAFESTKSSRYGQKKRRHLVQGYGARPYVLGSDLLPMQSSENRFVAPQFAILAKRPGSNINVSIPTKRMRTASRRVISPFGIGASGCIQVPNKTDASSCDTNSFQDDQTTVRGGYAVPNSLEVDSAGEFEKQLPSDYAEVSTKPKKKKNAKHLNSTYEQRWPIDSSFQNEQFHRDLYQKRTEINQPDSNGNNGLLGQHIAKKPKLMRQSQDNTFDSIPPSALSVPSPVGSQMSNMSNQNQFIRMLSGRDRGRKPKSLKLPSGQSGSGSSWSLFEDQALVVLAHDLGPNWELVSDAFNSTLHFKCIFRKAKECKERHISLMDKGSGDGADSADDSGSLQPYPSTLPGIPKHVMQGSARQLFQRLQGPMEEDTLKSHFEKIVVIGQKQLYRKTQNDNQDPKQFQRPHASHTIALSQVCPNNQNGGTVLTPLDLCDANLSGPDVVPLGYQGALSSGLAIPNQATTTQTLPASGATAALQGASHMTGNNLSSSPGPLNASTRDARYGLPRSGSLPAEEHQRMHLYNQMITGRNIPQSSISAPGAVPGPDRGARMLSSGNGMGMISGANRNMPIARPAVQGIPSSSMVNSGNAVSPGLSSGNMHTGVGAGQGSSVVRPSEASNIQRPGQSQDPQRQMMASDLQTLGNSQGVPHVAGLSSSFTNPATSPPVPSHPLHHQPPHPISPQQPQVLSPHQSHFQGPANHAPNNQQQAYAYRLAKERQLQHRLLQQQHQLPQQFAASNSVMSHVQSQTLLPVSASPILNSPQVQPQTSSPTVPLSPSIPVPSMNTMPQHLQKPQMATQGVSQNAQSGGSGLNNQTGKQRARQPHQPSQANRQHPQQRQQLQAQQQAKVKGAGRWMQQNISTDVVLPNGVSTIPGNQCLEKAEPVTSSMQSQGLSTSSAQNAVQPSRQYMASQSNQALPQQKMYSVQPTPQPDNSSQSHGPSASPSVSSAPQQSSSSVAVAGPNNQTPSHQKFLNQNQPALQRLAQPNRQIMPNPLSKPHGRYSNVNHHPASGSAGTDAITTSPQVSNTGSNAVPVVSQPSSHKWHASEPLVDSNSLNSPQSLVSIPSNSSDPVPQEAQGLGPRPPSRLPIARHDTNAQRQQLQQSLQAPSPAPQPQQHQQPLQLLHSQHQAQLLQAGSGNMYGRSSDTRLE from the exons ATGGCTTCTGCAGCTACTGTGTGTCAGCCAAGTGCAACTACTTTAAAAGTTGAGAATCAATCTACTTCATGCCAGACTAATGATTTTAGCAGAAAGATAGGGGATGATACCATCACTGACATTCATCGGAACAATGATAGTGAAATGTGTACTGTAGTGGGAAATCTTGACTCTAACGGGAATCCTAAAAATCAATATCCACAAGATGGGACCACTGTTCCAGAAAGCGACAAGTTTGCAAAAGAGACAAATGATACTGAAGAAAATAACAGCTCTGCTTTTACCAACAACGAGTCCGCTTCTGCTCATCATAGTAAGCCGGATAATGATTCTTTACTCGTCCCAAATGAATTAGATCAAGTGGAATCTTCATTACAAGACATGGTGAAAGATCAAGGTACCAGCGAGGGCATGGTAGCTCCTGTCACCTCTCAATTAGAATCTGGGGTGAAACCCACTGTTCTTTTGGTTGATAATTCAGGACAGCCTAAAGAAAGGCATCAGGAAACTTTTGATCCCTCAAAATCAGAGTTGCCTGACTTTGCATTCTCAAATGGGGTTTCTACTATTTCCACTGAGGCTCAAACTTCTCCTGGGTCGGACTCAAAATTGGCAAGCAGTGTTGATGAAGATTCAGTATTGAAAGAAGCACAAATTATAGAG GCCAAACGCAAGAGAATTGCAGGATTGTCTGTTGTTACATCGCCAGTTGAGATTTCCCAAAAATGTCATTGGGATTATGTACTTGAAGAAATGACGTGGTTGGCTAATGATTTTGCACAG GAGCGTATTTGGAAACTAGCCGCTGCATCTCAAATATCTTACCAAGTTGCTGTCGTTTCTCGTTTGAGAAAACAAGAAAGCCGTTCGGGCCTGGATGCAAAGAGAGTTGCCCATACCTTGGCTAAAGCCATCATGGAATTCTGGCGCTCTATAGAATTGCAAGCTCAT GAGACAAGCAAAGAACAGGAGCAGCATTGCCGAAAAAATGGGGCACTTTCAATCCGGGCTTATGCAGTCAGTTTCTTTAAATGTGATAAACCAGATGTTTTCTATAACCAAGCAGAGGTGCCAGTAACACCGGATAGAATATCCGACTCTGGAATAGACCTTTCATGGGATGATAGTTTGACCGAA GAGAACCTTTTCTACACAGTAGCCCCTGGAGCTGTGGAGGCCTATAGAATGACAATTGATTCCCATTTGGCTCAGTATGGC AGAATTGGGAGTTCTGCGCAAGAGGAAGTGGTGACATTTGCTTGTGATGCTGCAGCAG ACTTTGAATCTCATTATAATGAGTATGATGAGGACGAGGGAGAAACAAACATTTATAGCATGCCGATGGCCTTTGAAAGTACCAAATCTTCAAGATATGGCCAAAAGAAGCGGAGACATTTAGTGCAAGGATATGGTGCAAGGCCATATGTACTGGGCTCTGATCTGCTCCCTATGCAGTCTTCGGAGAACAGATTCGTAGCTCCACAGTTTGCTATACTGGCAAAACGACCAGGCAGCAATATTAACGTGTCAATTCCTACCAAACGGATGCGAACTGCATCCCGGAGAGTTATCAGTCCTTTTGGCATAGGGGCATCTGGATGCATCCAGGTTCCAAATAAAACAGATGCTTCAAGTTGTGATACAAATTCATTTCAGGATGATCAGACCACCGTGCGTGGTGGATACGCCGTTCCAAATAGCTTGGAAGTTGACTCAGCTGGGGAATTTGAAAAGCAATTACCATCTGACTATGCCGAAGTATCAACAaaaccaaagaagaagaaaaatgcaAAGCATCTG AATTCAACATATGAACAGAGATGGCCGATTGATTCTAGCTTTCAAAATGAACAG TTTCATAGGGATCTTTATCAAAAGAGGACTGAGATTAATCAGCCCGATTCAAATGGAAATAATG GGTTACTGGGTCAACACATTGCAAAGAAGCCGAAGCTTATGCGGCAATCACAAGATAACACTTTTGACAGTATCCCACCAAGTGCGCTGTCCGTTCCTTCACCAGTGGGCTCCCAAATGAGTAATATGTCCAATCAAAACCAATTTATTAGAATGCTTAGTGGTCGCGACCGGGGTAGGAAACCTAAATCTTTGAAG TTGCCATCTGGCCAATCGGGTTCAGGAAGTTCGTGGTCACTCTTTGAGGACCAG GCCCTTGTTGTCCTAGCACATGACCTAGGGCCCAACTGGGAGCTTGTAAGTGATGCTTTTAACAGCACTTTGCATTTCAAG TGTATATTCCGCAAAGCTAAAGAATGCAAGGAGCGGCATATATCCCTTATGGATAAAGGTTCTGGCGATGGGGCTGATAGTGCTGATGACTCTGGGTCTTTGCAACCTTATCCATCTACATTACCTGGCATTCCAAAG CATGTTATGCAGGGAAGTGCCAGGCAGTTGTTTCAACGTTTACAGGGGCCAATGGAAGAAGATACTCTTAAATCTCACTTTGAGAAGATAGTTGTGATTGGACAGAAACAACTTTATCGGAAAACTCAG AATGATAACCAGGATCCAAAGCAATTCCAGCGACCTCACGCCTCTCACACGATTGCTCTTTCTCAAGTGTGTCCAAATAATCAAAATGGAGGCACTGTTTTAAC GCCTCTAGATCTGTGCGATGCAAACCTTTCTGGGCCTGATGTAGTTCCTCTTGGGTATCAAGGGGCACTTTCTAGTGGATTGGCTATTCCTAATCAGGCTACAACGACTCAAACGCTTCCTGCATCTGGTGCCACCGCTGCATTACAGGGAGCATCACATATGACTGGCAATAATTTATCATCCTCACCGGGTCCTCTTAATGCATCTACGAG GGATGCTAGATATGGACTTCCCAGGTCTGGATCATTGCCTGCTGAAGAACATCAGAGGATGCATCTCTACAATCAAATGATAACTGGTAGAAACATACCACAATCCAGCATCTCTGCTCCTGGAGCCGTTCCAGGACCTGATCGTGGTGCTCGTATGCTTTCTAGTGGAAATGGCATGGGTATGATATCAGGTGCTAACAGAAACATGCCTATAGCAAGGCCTGCAGTGCAAGGAATTCCTTCATCATCTATGGTTAATTCTGGCAATGCAGTTTCCCCGGGTTTGTCATCCGGAAATATGCACACTGGGGTAGGCGCTGGTCAGGGAAGCTCAGTTGTCAGACCTAGTGAAGCTTCGAACATCCAGCGG CCTGGCCAGAGCCAAGATCCACAGAGGCAAATGATGGCGTCTGACCTCCAGACGCTTGGCAACAGTCAAGGAGTGCCTCACGTTGCTGGATTAAGTTCCTCTTTTACTAACCCGGCGACTTCACCGCCTGTGCCATCTCACCCTCTTCATCATCAACCACCCCATCCGATATCTCCACAGCAGCCTCAAGTTCTCAGTCCTCACCAGTCACATTTTCAAGGACCAGCAAATCATGCTCCCAACAACCAGCAGCAAGCCTATGCCTATCGTTTGGCCAAAGAGAGGCAGCTGCAACATCGTTTACTGCAGCAACAACACCAGCTGCCGCAACAGTTTGCTGCCTCAAATTCTGTGATGTCGCATGTGCAGTCGCAGACTCTGCTTCCTGTATCGGCATCTCCAATCCTAAACAGTCCACAAGTACAACCCCAGACAAGTTCTCCAACGGTACCACTTTCTCCATCGATACCCGTTCCTTCGATGAATACAATGCCTCAGCACCTGCAGAAACCTCAAATGGCAACTCAAGGAGTTTCACAAAATGCTCAGTCTGGTGGAAGTGGTTTAAACAATCAGACGGGTAAGCAACGGGCAAGGCAACCACATCAGCCTTCACAAGCTAATAGGCAACATCCTCAGCAGCGACAGCAGTTACAAGCTCAGCAACAAGCTAAGGTCAAGGGAGCTGGTAGATGGATGCAGCAGAATATCTCAACTGATGTCGTCTTACCAAATGGAGTTTCGACAATTCCTGGGAACCAATGTTTGGAGAAAGCAGAACCTGTCACCAGCTCTATGCAAAGTCAAGGTTTGTCTACTAGTTCCGCACAAAATGCTGTGCAACCATCAAGGCAATACATGGCTTCACAATCCAATCAAGCCCTACCCCAGCAAAAGATGTATTCAGTCCAACCAACACCTCAGCCCGATAATAGCAGTCAAAGTCATGGTCCTTCTGCTTCTCCTTCTGTTTCGTCTGCTCCCCAGCAGTCCAGTTCATCTGTGGCTGTTGCTGGGCCAAACAACCAAACACCATCTCACCAGAAGTTTTTGAATCAAAATCAACCAGCTCTTCAGAGACTTGCTCAACCAAATCGCCAGATTATGCCCAACCCATTAAGTAAACCCCATGGTAGATATTCTAATGTCAATCATCATCCAGCAAGTGGCTCTGCTGGAACGGATGCAATCACAACATCACCTCAGGTTTCTAACACCGGTTCAAATGCAGTTCCAGTTGTTTCACAGCCAAGTTCTCATAAGTGGCATGCTTCCGAACCATTAGTGGATTCGAATTCATTAAATTCACCCCAAAGCTTGGTCTCTATACCGTCTAACTCAAGTGATCCTGTGCCGCAAGAAGCCCAAGGGCTTGGCCCGAGACCACCTTCCAGATTGCCCATAGCTAGGCATGACACTAATGCACAAAGGCAACAGCTACAGCAATCACTACAGGCTCCCTCTCCGGCACCCCAACCTCAGCAGCACCAACAGCCACTGCAGCTGCTACATTCTCAGCACCAGGCACAGCTTCTTCAAGCAGGGAGTGGCAATATGTATGGTAGGTCAAGCGACACTAGATTGGAATGA